One genomic region from Vanacampus margaritifer isolate UIUO_Vmar chromosome 2, RoL_Vmar_1.0, whole genome shotgun sequence encodes:
- the gtpbp4 gene encoding GTP-binding protein 4, with translation MVYVTSGYGGSRELANQLGYLLFLPHCPRTTTRRDEMALYNFKKIMVVPTAKDFIDITLSKTQRKTPTVIHKHYQIHRIRHFYMRKVKFTQQNYHDRLTQILTDFPKLDDIHPFYADLMNVLYDKDHYKLALGQINIAKNLIDNVAKDYVRLMKYGDSLYRCKQLKRAALGRMCTILKRQKSSLEYLEQVRQHLSRLPSIDPNTRTLLLCGYPNVGKSSFINKVTRADVDVQPYAFTTKSLFVGHMDYRYLRWQVVDTPGILDHLLEDRNTIEMQAITALAHLRAAVLYVMDTSEQCGHSLAQQLELFNGIRPLFASKPLIVVANKCDVKKIGELSEENQKMFADLSAEGIPVIETSTLTEEGVMQVKNEACDRLLAHRVDSKMRGKKVHDVLNRLHLAMPAKRDDKERPPFIPENALMRRRAMEVDAPKRKLEKDLEMEMGDDYVLDLQKYWDLMNDDEKHDKIPEVWEGHNIADYIDPAIMKKLEHLEKEEELKERAGEYDSDDESEDEEMQEIRVVAKQIREKRHLMILQSKEKDVHGPRMPRTVAKVERKTLEKEMGDLGLDMSQKDNSHYVQKARRSRSVTRKRKREDSLAPPATSKTRSQSASRPPRDQSGMRDAKMVKKSKKMMKKSQKGMNREGRKGESDRHVFDLKPKHLLAGKRKSGSTDRR, from the exons ATGGTTTACGTAACTTCCGGTTATGGCGGAAGTCGCGAGCTAGCTAACCAGCTAGGCTACCTTCTTTTCCTGCCGCACTGTCCGCGGACCACAACGCGTCGCGACGAAATGGCGCTGTATAACTTCAAGAAGATCATGGTGGTTCCCACCGCCAAG GATTTCATCGACATCACTTTGTCCAAAACGCAACGTAAGACGCCCACGGTGATACACAAGCATTACCAGATTCACCGCATCCGCCACTTTTACATGCGTAAGGTGAAGTTCACGCAGCAGAACTACCACGACCGCCTCACGCAGATCCTCACCGACTTCCCCAAACTGGAC GACATCCATCCCTTCTACGCCGACCTGATGAACGTGCTTTACGACAAAGACCATTACAAGCTGGCTTTGGGTCAGATCAACATCGCCAAGAATTTGATTGACAA CGTGGCCAAAGACTATGTGCGCTTAATGAAGTATGGGGATTCTCTTTATCGATGCAAGCAGCTGAAGCGAGCGGCTCTGGGTCGCATGTGCACCATCTTGAAGCGACAGAAGTCCAGCCTGGAGTATCTGGAGCAAG TTCGTCAACATCTGTCCCGATTGCCCTCCATCGACCCCAACACCAGGACGCTCCTGCTGTGCGGGTACCCCAATGTGGGCAAGTCCAGTTTTATCAACAAG GTGACGCGAGCGGACGTGGACGTGCAGCCTTACGCCTTCACCACCAAGTCGCTGTTTGTGGGTCACATGGATTACAGATACCTGCGCTGGCAG GTGGTGGACACCCCGGGGATCCTGGACCACCTGTTGGAGGACCGCAATACCATCGAGATGCAGGCCATCACGGCCCTGGCCCACCTGCGGGCGGCGGTGCTCTACGTTATGGACACGTCGGAACAGTGCGGCCACTCACTGGCCCAGCAGCTGGAGCTCTTCAACGGCATCCGACCGCTGTTCGCCAGCAAG CCGCTCATCGTGGTGGCCAACAAATGCGACGTGAAGAAGATCGGCGAGCTGTCTGAAGAAAACCag AAAATGTTTGCCGACTTGTCGGCGGAGGGCATCCCCGTCATCGAGACCAGCACGCTGACCGAGGAAGGCGTCATGCAAGTCAAGAATGAG GCCTGCGACCGCCTCCTGGCCCACCGCGTGGACAGCAAGATGAGGGGCAAGAAGGTCCACGACGTCCTCAACAGGCTGCACCTGGCCATGCCCGCCAAGAGGGACGACAAG GAGAGGCCGCCGTTCATCCCGGAGAACGCTTTGATGCGACGGAGAGCCATGGAGGTGGACGCGCCCAAGCGCAAACTG GAAAAAGATCTGGAGATGGAGATGGGAGACGACTACGTGCTGGACCTTCAGA AATACTGGGACCTGATGAACGACGACGAGAAGCACGACAAGATCCCCGAGGTGTGGGAAGGCCACAACATTGCCGACTACATCGACCCCGCCATTATGAAG AAACTGGAGCATctggaaaaggaggaggagctgAAGGAGCGCGCCGGCGAGTACGACTCCGACGACGAGAGCGAGGACGAGGAGATGCAGGAGATCCGCGTCGTGGCCAAGCAGATCCGCGAGAAGCGGCACCTCATGATCCTGCAGTCCAAAGAGAAGGACGTGCATGGGCCGCGCATGCCCAGGACCGTCGCCAAG GTTGAGAGGAAGACGTTGGAGAAGGAAATGGGCGACCTCGGCCTGGACATGAGCCAAAAAGACAAT AGTCACTATGTCCAGAAGGCCCGCCGCTCCCGCAGCGTCACCCGCAAACGCAAGCGCGAGGATTCGCTGGCGCCGCCGGCAACTTCCAAGACGCGCAGCCAGAGCGCCTCCCGGCCTCCTCGGGACCAGTCGGGAATGCGGGACGCAAAG ATGGTGAAGAAGAGcaagaagatgatgaagaagtCTCAGAAGGGCATGAACCGCGAGGGCAGGAAGGGCGAGTCGGACCGACACGTGTTTGACCTGAAACCCAAACATCTGCTGGCGGGAAAGAGGAAGTCCGGATCCACTGACCGCAGATGA